A genomic region of Janthinobacterium lividum contains the following coding sequences:
- a CDS encoding Gfo/Idh/MocA family protein, with amino-acid sequence MKKIGWILVGASTVAREWMVDAIRQQDDAEVLAVVSRDAARGAAFAARFGIGASYTDLDAALAHPGADAVYISTTNELHMAQTLQAARAGKHVLCEKPLALNLDDARRMVDGCVEAGVVLGINHHLRNAASHGKVRELIRAGEIGQPLYCRVLHANNLPQHLRGWRLDAPESGGVTLDMFVHDVDTLRFLLDSEPRHVTACATSGGMTVAGLEEGLMAVIEFDNGTLVQVHDAFNAPHSLSGVEIIGSKGTIFATGVMTQRPVGSITLTRDGGSVDIPVEHENLYVRSVRAFQRAMRGEGQPAATGDDGMRALATALAAQQASRSHQRVTLAG; translated from the coding sequence ATGAAGAAGATCGGATGGATTTTGGTTGGCGCCAGCACCGTGGCGCGCGAATGGATGGTCGACGCGATCCGCCAGCAGGACGATGCCGAAGTGCTGGCCGTGGTCAGCCGGGACGCCGCGCGCGGCGCCGCCTTTGCCGCGCGGTTCGGCATCGGCGCCAGCTACACGGACCTGGATGCGGCGCTGGCCCATCCGGGCGCGGACGCCGTGTACATCAGCACCACCAACGAGTTGCACATGGCGCAAACCTTGCAAGCAGCGCGCGCCGGCAAGCACGTGCTGTGCGAGAAGCCGCTGGCGCTGAACCTGGACGACGCCCGCCGCATGGTGGACGGCTGCGTTGAGGCGGGCGTGGTGCTGGGGATTAACCACCACCTGCGCAACGCCGCCAGCCACGGCAAGGTGCGCGAGCTGATACGCGCGGGCGAGATCGGCCAGCCCCTGTATTGCCGCGTGCTGCACGCGAACAACCTGCCGCAGCACCTGCGTGGCTGGCGCCTGGACGCGCCGGAGTCGGGCGGCGTCACGCTCGACATGTTCGTGCACGATGTCGACACCCTGCGCTTCCTGCTGGACTCGGAGCCGCGCCACGTGACGGCCTGCGCCACCAGCGGCGGCATGACGGTGGCCGGGCTGGAAGAGGGCCTGATGGCCGTCATCGAGTTCGACAACGGCACCCTGGTGCAGGTGCACGACGCGTTCAACGCGCCGCATTCGCTGTCCGGCGTGGAAATCATCGGCAGCAAGGGCACCATCTTCGCCACCGGCGTGATGACGCAGCGCCCCGTCGGCAGCATTACCCTGACGCGCGACGGCGGCAGCGTCGACATCCCCGTCGAGCATGAAAACCTGTACGTGCGCTCGGTGCGCGCCTTCCAGCGCGCCATGCGCGGCGAAGGGCAGCCTGCCGCCACCGGCGACGACGGCATGCGCGCGCTGGCCACGGCATTGGCGGCGCAGCAGGCCAGCCGCAGCCACCAGCGCGTGACCCTGGCCGGCTGA
- a CDS encoding sugar kinase — protein MIKHEMLQGEHALDVVTYGEAMAMFVAEETGDLAAVAHFTRRLAGAETNVAIGLARLGLRVGWLSRVGDDSFGRFIRASVQAEGVDCSRVVTVAGQSSAFLLKEKAENGADPLVEYFRKGSAASRLAPEHFDPAYFLSARHLHATGVAAALSGTSLAFAGQALDFMRANGRSVSFDPNLRPSLWPSQAVMVEQINRLAAKADWVLPGLGEGKILTGHDLPHDVAGFYLQQGARLVVIKLGAEGAYYRTADGDSGMVPGERVANVVDTVGAGDGFAAGLVSALLEGLPLAQAVGRGNRVGAFAIQVAGDMEGLPTRAQLDALVPS, from the coding sequence ATGATCAAACACGAAATGCTGCAAGGGGAGCACGCGCTCGATGTCGTCACCTACGGCGAGGCGATGGCGATGTTCGTTGCCGAGGAAACGGGCGATCTGGCAGCCGTGGCGCATTTCACGCGCCGCCTGGCCGGCGCCGAGACGAATGTCGCCATCGGCCTGGCGCGCCTGGGCTTGCGCGTCGGCTGGCTGAGCCGGGTGGGCGACGACTCGTTCGGCCGCTTCATCCGCGCCAGCGTGCAGGCCGAAGGCGTCGATTGCAGCCGGGTCGTCACCGTCGCCGGCCAGTCCAGCGCCTTCCTGCTCAAGGAGAAGGCCGAGAACGGCGCCGATCCGCTGGTCGAATACTTCCGCAAGGGTTCCGCCGCCAGCCGGCTGGCGCCCGAGCACTTCGACCCCGCCTATTTCTTGTCCGCGCGCCACCTGCACGCCACGGGCGTGGCCGCGGCGCTGTCCGGGACCAGCCTGGCGTTCGCCGGCCAGGCCCTCGACTTCATGCGCGCCAACGGCCGTAGCGTATCGTTCGACCCGAATCTGCGGCCCTCGCTGTGGCCGTCGCAAGCCGTGATGGTCGAACAGATCAACCGCCTCGCCGCCAAGGCGGACTGGGTGCTGCCTGGCCTGGGGGAGGGGAAAATCCTCACCGGCCACGACCTGCCGCACGATGTCGCCGGCTTTTACCTGCAGCAGGGCGCGCGGCTGGTGGTCATCAAGCTGGGCGCCGAGGGTGCCTATTACCGCACGGCCGATGGCGACAGCGGCATGGTGCCGGGCGAGCGCGTGGCCAACGTGGTCGACACGGTGGGCGCCGGCGACGGCTTCGCGGCCGGCCTGGTCAGCGCCTTGCTGGAAGGCTTGCCGCTGGCGCAGGCGGTAGGGCGCGGCAACCGGGTCGGCGCCTTCGCCATCCAGGTGGCCGGCGACATGGAAGGCTTGCCGACCCGCGCCCAGCTCGACGCGCTGGTCCCATCTTGA
- a CDS encoding porin: protein MKKKVVGAMIIGAGSGLCCAQSNVAVYGIMDMGVVSESGGPGGRVLKLTSGIANGSRLGFKGSEDLGGGMTALFTMDAGILADTGASAQGGLLFGRQAFVGLGGAAGTLRLGRQYTFIDSSLGALDPFYLGFAGRMSNVFTAGYISRVDNSITYSSPVRGGLSGELAYGFGEVPGDAAARRYTGAAATYASGPLYVRLAHQDANTVSSVQVAGRARNTVLGATWDFGVLKAHGAVAFSKSTAGAATTVDSADLMLGATLPVGPHRVLFSYVRRDDRRAANGDASQVGIGYTYALSKRSTLYAAYAHIDNRNGAAYVVGNATDNGTGNQAWNLGLRHTF, encoded by the coding sequence ATGAAGAAGAAGGTAGTAGGGGCAATGATCATCGGCGCCGGCAGCGGCCTGTGTTGCGCGCAGTCGAACGTGGCCGTGTACGGCATCATGGACATGGGCGTGGTGTCCGAGAGCGGTGGCCCCGGGGGCAGGGTGCTCAAGCTGACGAGCGGCATCGCCAACGGCTCGCGGCTCGGTTTCAAGGGCAGCGAAGACCTGGGCGGCGGCATGACGGCGCTGTTTACGATGGATGCGGGCATCCTGGCCGACACGGGCGCTTCGGCCCAGGGCGGCCTGCTGTTCGGGCGCCAGGCCTTCGTCGGCCTGGGCGGCGCGGCTGGCACGCTGCGGCTGGGCCGCCAGTACACCTTCATCGATAGCAGCCTGGGGGCGCTGGACCCGTTTTACCTGGGTTTTGCTGGCAGGATGAGCAATGTCTTCACGGCCGGCTACATCAGCCGGGTCGACAACAGCATCACCTACAGCTCGCCCGTGCGCGGCGGCCTTTCAGGAGAACTGGCGTACGGCTTCGGCGAAGTGCCCGGTGACGCGGCGGCCAGGCGCTACACGGGCGCTGCGGCCACCTATGCCAGCGGGCCGCTGTACGTGCGCCTGGCGCACCAGGATGCCAACACCGTATCCAGCGTGCAGGTGGCGGGCAGGGCGCGCAACACGGTGCTGGGCGCCACCTGGGACTTTGGCGTGCTCAAGGCGCATGGCGCCGTCGCCTTCAGCAAGAGCACGGCGGGCGCCGCCACCACGGTCGACAGCGCGGACCTGATGCTGGGCGCCACCTTGCCGGTGGGCCCGCACCGCGTCCTGTTCTCGTACGTACGGCGCGACGACCGGCGCGCCGCCAACGGCGACGCTTCCCAGGTCGGCATCGGCTACACCTATGCGCTGTCGAAGCGCAGCACCTTGTATGCCGCCTACGCGCATATCGACAACCGCAACGGCGCCGCCTATGTGGTGGGCAACGCCACCGACAACGGCACCGGCAACCAGGCCTGGAACCTCGGCCTGCGCCACACTTTTTAA
- a CDS encoding 2-hydroxyacid dehydrogenase: MKKHVVVYKKLAEPLLARLRAECEVTYFEAIDAGNRAAFAAAIRGAHGLLGASVRLDRELLDPAFDLRIISTISVGVDQFDVDYLRERGILLANTPDVLTETTADTIFALILASARRVVELAEFVKAGRWTRSVGESQYGVNVHGKTIGMLGMGRIGRAVARRAALGFGMQVLYVNGEAVPEVEAALGARQVALDDLLAGSDFVCVVLPLTAQTERMMGRREFALMRPGAIFINGSRGRIVDEAALIEALQQGTIHGAGLDVFEREPLAPDNPLPGMANVVALPHIGSATHETRYAMAQQAVDNLLAGLRGEHPRHLVS; encoded by the coding sequence GTGAAAAAACATGTGGTTGTGTATAAAAAGCTGGCCGAGCCGCTGCTGGCGCGCCTGCGTGCCGAATGCGAGGTGACGTATTTTGAGGCGATCGATGCGGGCAACCGCGCCGCGTTCGCGGCCGCCATCCGCGGCGCGCACGGCTTGCTGGGCGCCAGCGTGCGCCTGGACCGTGAACTGCTGGACCCGGCCTTTGACCTGCGCATCATTTCCACCATTTCCGTGGGTGTCGACCAGTTCGACGTGGATTACCTGCGCGAGCGGGGCATCTTGCTGGCCAATACGCCGGATGTGCTGACGGAGACGACGGCGGACACGATCTTCGCGCTGATCCTCGCCAGCGCGCGGCGTGTCGTCGAACTGGCCGAATTCGTCAAGGCCGGACGCTGGACGCGCAGCGTGGGCGAAAGCCAGTACGGCGTCAATGTGCATGGCAAGACCATCGGCATGCTGGGCATGGGCCGCATCGGCCGAGCCGTCGCCCGCCGCGCCGCGCTGGGCTTCGGCATGCAGGTGCTGTACGTGAACGGTGAAGCGGTGCCCGAGGTGGAGGCAGCGCTGGGCGCGCGCCAGGTGGCGCTCGACGACTTGCTGGCCGGGTCGGACTTCGTCTGCGTGGTGCTGCCGCTGACGGCGCAGACGGAACGCATGATGGGCCGGCGCGAGTTCGCGCTGATGCGCCCCGGCGCCATCTTCATCAACGGTTCGCGCGGGCGCATCGTCGACGAGGCGGCGCTGATCGAGGCGCTGCAGCAGGGCACCATCCACGGCGCCGGTCTCGACGTGTTCGAGCGCGAACCGCTGGCGCCGGACAATCCGCTGCCGGGCATGGCCAACGTGGTGGCGCTGCCGCACATCGGCTCGGCCACGCACGAAACGCGCTACGCCATGGCGCAGCAGGCAGTGGACAACCTGCTGGCAGGCTTGCGCGGCGAGCATCCGCGCCATCTGGTGAGCTAA
- a CDS encoding sugar phosphate isomerase/epimerase family protein, producing MSPVLVAASAYGASRVRQLGQSHFIDVVADAGGAGIEIRRELFTSDLPDLARMGAAVAARGLYCVYSTPIELWGADGLLQHELLQQMLDEAARLGARYLKVSLGHYPAAPDLAALHARLAAAPVALLVENDQTAHGGKLATMARFLAAAREGGLPVGLTFDIGNWRWVGEDAQQAARLLAPYVRYVHCKAVIDDGGRLSACAVSEADPAWRAVFAHFAPGVQRAIEFPLEGADLVAETGRYIQILEAA from the coding sequence GTGAGCCCCGTCCTGGTGGCGGCGTCGGCCTATGGCGCAAGCAGGGTACGGCAATTGGGGCAAAGCCATTTCATCGACGTGGTGGCCGATGCGGGCGGCGCCGGCATCGAGATCCGCCGCGAATTGTTTACGTCCGACTTGCCGGACCTGGCGCGCATGGGCGCGGCGGTGGCCGCGCGGGGCCTGTACTGCGTGTATTCCACGCCCATCGAATTGTGGGGCGCGGACGGATTGCTGCAGCATGAGCTGCTGCAGCAGATGCTGGACGAGGCGGCGCGCCTGGGTGCACGCTACCTGAAGGTGTCGCTCGGTCATTACCCGGCCGCGCCGGACCTGGCGGCCTTGCACGCCCGGCTGGCGGCCGCGCCCGTGGCGCTGCTGGTGGAAAACGACCAGACGGCCCACGGCGGCAAGCTGGCGACGATGGCGCGCTTCCTGGCGGCGGCGCGCGAAGGCGGGCTGCCGGTGGGGCTGACCTTCGACATCGGCAACTGGCGCTGGGTGGGCGAGGATGCGCAGCAGGCGGCGCGCCTGCTGGCGCCGTACGTGCGCTATGTGCACTGCAAGGCTGTCATCGATGACGGGGGAAGGTTGTCCGCCTGCGCCGTTTCCGAGGCCGATCCGGCCTGGCGCGCCGTCTTCGCGCACTTTGCGCCGGGCGTGCAGCGGGCCATCGAATTCCCGCTCGAGGGCGCCGACCTGGTGGCCGAAACGGGTCGCTACATTCAAATCCTGGAGGCCGCATGA